TcctatatttgcaatatatattaattttatatttatatttatttgcagtgGAAATAAGAGAAGTTAAAGAAGTTAGAATAGGTAAACAATCTAAAGACTTTGAAAAATGGCCTGAAGATGCTAAGAGAATTGAGAATTTAAGGTGCTTTGTTGTGTATTATGGCTCAGAATTCAGACTGAAAACTCTTTCTATATCTggtaaatatgatataaatctattgctgcatatattataaatgttagttatttttattacatatatttttattacatatattatataattgaaatattatttatttagttgacatattatttatttagttatttaattgaaatatttaaatattatttacttgaaatattacttatatttatctcaGCTCTTAGTGAAAAAGAATGTGAATTATGGATTAAGGGATTGCGTTACTTGGTACAAGACACTATAACTGCACCATATCCTTTACAAGTTGAAAGATGGCTTAGAAAAGAGTTTTATGCAATGGAAAATTCCCGTGAAAcgtaaatattcttaatagaatttattttgtgtgtatgttaagaggaattatataaattaaatatttgtaatataattatacatattattaactatattactttgatttttttatttatattggcTAAAAGGATCACATTAAAGGACGTGAAAGCATTTTTGCCTAGagttaattgcaaaattgcgACAAATAGACTCAGGGAATTATTTCAAGAAGTGGACACGAGAAATCGTAACGAACTTGGAtttgatgattttattattttatatcataaattaatgtttgatCAGAATGTATGTCTTAATATATCTGTATGAACAttacaaatttacattatttatcataaatttttttttcagaatcttGCAGATTGGAACAAACTGTTGAATTATTCTCAAATTGAACCAACTGTCACACTTCAAGAATTTCAGAACTTTTTAATAACCGAGCAGCAAGATAGTTTGGGGAATAATGAATTAGAGATATCTCGttttattagagaatattTACAAGATCCTCAAAGAGACATACAAGAACCATATTTTACTTTCTCAGAAtttgtagattttttattttctaagcaAAATGATATCTGGAATCAAAAGTTTAATCAAGTGTCTCAAGATATGACTCGACCTCTTGCACATTATTGGATTGCATCATCACATAACACGTATGTCATCCTTgagtatatataacatgtctaatctttaaagaaataagaatcTATATGTTGTTTAACAAAATCCTATCTATACATGAATTTACAGTTACTTGATGGGAGATCAGATTAGCAGTGAAAGCAGTTGTCAGGCCTATGTACGTGCACTAAGAGCAGGATGCAGATGTATAGAGCTTGATTGTTGGGATGGTCCAGATGGAATGCCATTTATATTCCATGGACATACACTCACtaccaaaattaaatttttggacgttattaaaactattaagGAGCACGCTTTTGTTACATCTGAGtaagttaaaaaagaaagaaattacttttatatatgaccctattatcttttattaatatattaattatttaggtATCCTGTTATTTTATCTATCGAGGATAATTGTACTTTACCGCAGCAACGTAAAATGGCAATGACTATGCAAGAAGTCTTTGGTGATATGCTGTTGGTTCAACCTGTTGACAAAAATGAGACTTGTTTACCTTCCCCATACGCATTgcgcagaaaaattttattaaaacacaaaAAGCTTCCTGATGGTGTCGACGAATCTTCGTTTCTTGTTCGAAATGATGAAAGCAGACAGGAGATGGATCTTAGAAATACTGTAAAAAATGGAATTCTTTATTTGGAAGATCCTATTGATAGAGAATGGAATCCTCATTTTTTTGTACTGACACAACAGaaactattttatacagaCACATTTTCAAGAGTACAAGAAACGGAACACGATGACGATGAAGAAAGCAGTATTCGGAGGACATCAgatgtatgatatatttatacctATATAacgttacaaatatatttttttattgcattgatgatatatgtattatatatattatatattgaagtattaaaatagttttaaaattttaaaaattaatcttcaaAAAAGGGTGCGCCTAATGACGAATTACACTTTGGCGAGAAATGGTTTCATGGAAAATTAgcaagaggaagagaggaagcTGAAGAATTATTACGGCACTATTCCTACCTTGGTGATGGTACTTTTCTCGTGCGACAATGTGTTACATTTGTAGGTGATTATTGTTTATCGTTTTGGCGTAAAGGAAAAGTAAACCATTGTCGCATCAAGCTGAAACAAGAAATGGGTCAAACACAATATTATCTTATCGATACCAATTGTTTTGATAGCTTATACAGTTTAATCACCCATTATCGTAATCATCCACTTAGAAGCCAAGTaagtatattaagaaattgaatatgtgtctaaaaaaaatatttcagacattAGATcaagaataagaatatatattttaaaataagattatgaaaaataataaatctctgtttttctctgataggaatttttaattacgctGCAAGAACCAGTGCCTCAACCAAATAAACATGAGGAGAAAGAATGGTGGCATCCTGAATGTACTCGAATTGCAGCAGAAGAGATGTTAAAGCGTATACCTACAGATGGCGCATTCTTAGTGAGACCTAGTGAAAGAGAAAGTAATTGCTACGCAATTTCATTTAGGTATGTTCTCTTAAAGCaccatgtataatttataatttgttatattaattttttattctattttaattatattgtattgttatagagcggaaaagaaaataaaacattgtaaaataaaacttgaagGCAGACTCTATACCACTGGAACTGTACAGTT
This sequence is a window from Cataglyphis hispanica isolate Lineage 1 chromosome 17, ULB_Chis1_1.0, whole genome shotgun sequence. Protein-coding genes within it:
- the LOC126856081 gene encoding 1-phosphatidylinositol 4,5-bisphosphate phosphodiesterase gamma-1 produces the protein MNGIIPEMEQIISQLERGTVVTKFFPRKRAEKKTLMIRRETRQIVWSRSATFRPFDGSVEIREVKEVRIGKQSKDFEKWPEDAKRIENLRCFVVYYGSEFRLKTLSISALSEKECELWIKGLRYLVQDTITAPYPLQVERWLRKEFYAMENSRETITLKDVKAFLPRVNCKIATNRLRELFQEVDTRNRNELGFDDFIILYHKLMFDQNNLADWNKLLNYSQIEPTVTLQEFQNFLITEQQDSLGNNELEISRFIREYLQDPQRDIQEPYFTFSEFVDFLFSKQNDIWNQKFNQVSQDMTRPLAHYWIASSHNTYLMGDQISSESSCQAYVRALRAGCRCIELDCWDGPDGMPFIFHGHTLTTKIKFLDVIKTIKEHAFVTSEYPVILSIEDNCTLPQQRKMAMTMQEVFGDMLLVQPVDKNETCLPSPYALRRKILLKHKKLPDGVDESSFLVRNDESRQEMDLRNTVKNGILYLEDPIDREWNPHFFVLTQQKLFYTDTFSRVQETEHDDDEESSIRRTSDGAPNDELHFGEKWFHGKLARGREEAEELLRHYSYLGDGTFLVRQCVTFVGDYCLSFWRKGKVNHCRIKLKQEMGQTQYYLIDTNCFDSLYSLITHYRNHPLRSQEFLITLQEPVPQPNKHEEKEWWHPECTRIAAEEMLKRIPTDGAFLVRPSERESNCYAISFRAEKKIKHCKIKLEGRLYTTGTVQFESLVELISYYERHPLYKKIKLSHPVNQDIIRRMGLDNDDGSVYGIPGYMDPTSFTSKVTVKAIYDYKAKREDELTLVKHAIITNVNVQRGGWWRGDYGGKKQHWFPANYVEEIDEQENQGDSADSMMLGSLQKGSLDIMGAVVELTVGERLGLEWILRIQNPSMCSVFEVATPSKDTALEWMSSIKETAQNASVRESQHKEMERAWRIAKEMSNLIVYCRSVAFNIERIRTKGFTFNEMSSFPETKAEKLMCQQENKFFIKYHQIQFSRVYPKGQRIDSSNYNPVPMWNAGCQMVALNYQTGDKSMQLNQAKFKENGNCGYLLKPEFMFKQDFNPYDKNTLYGVESLKICLKIIGARHLMKSGRSTASPSVEVEIIGADFDSGTKLTTKTISDNGFNPMWNEICEFEIFNPYFALIRFLVQDEDMFGDSNFIGQATYPVRCLRTGYRSVPLKNIYSEDLELASLLVHIKIIISSIRNSI